The Elusimicrobiota bacterium genomic sequence AGTTCCGGCTCGTCAGATAGCAGATAAACTTCGGCGCGCGGGATTGCCCTCCCAATCATTGGATCAGGAAGACGGTCGCCGATCAGCCGTTTTATTCCGGCAGCGGGCATTAGACCTAGGACGGCGCCGTCATTAAGATGAAACTCGGTCATGCCCAGCACGTCGAGCTCGGGCTGCTTGCCTAGAACGGCCCCATAGAATTTACCGCTCGCTTTCTGGTCCGAAACATACAGTATAAAGTGCGCTTTCATTTACCTCTTGCTCCTTTTACGCCTCGTGCCGGTTTTCTGTGTCAGCTGCCTGACCTGCTTCGTTGATTGCGCGAGGGTGAGATGGTTCTCGCGAG encodes the following:
- a CDS encoding glyoxalase; amino-acid sequence: MKAHFILYVSDQKASGKFYGAVLGKQPELDVLGMTEFHLNDGAVLGLMPAAGIKRLIGDRLPDPMIGRAIPRAEVYLLSDEPELFHRRAIENGARELSPLLQRDWGHEAAYCLDPDGHVLAFARAGAAARS